One genomic window of Coffea eugenioides isolate CCC68of chromosome 1, Ceug_1.0, whole genome shotgun sequence includes the following:
- the LOC113759467 gene encoding putative serine carboxypeptidase-like 52 → MEWITLVDHWANNKSVQEALHVRRETIGQWVSCSDTLPYTENAGSVVPYHANLSTKGYRSLIYSGDDDLLAPHIETQAWIRSLHYPIIDDWRQWIHEGQVAGYTRTYANKMTFATVKGGGHVAYEFKPAECRIMLERWILHQPL, encoded by the exons ATGGAATGGATTACGCTTGTTGATCACTGGGCTAACAACAAGAGCGTCCAAGAGGCCCTCCATGTGCGAAGG GAAACTATCGGACAGTGGGTAAGCTGCAGCGATACCTTGCCATACACAGAAAATGCAGGGAGTGTTGTACCATATCATGCAAACCTTAGCACTAAAGGTTATAGATCCCTTATATACAG TGGTGACGATGATCTGTTGGCCCCGCACATTGAAACTCAAGCGTGGATAAGATCTCTACATTACCCAATTATTGACGATTGGAGACAGTGGATTCATGAAGGCCAAGTTGCCGG TTACACAAGGACCTACGCAAATAAGATGACATTTGCAACAGTGAAG GGAGGAGGCCATGTTGCTTATGAGTTCAAGCCTGCCGAATGCAGAATTATGCTTGAGAGATGGATATTGCATCAGCCTCTCTAA